From a region of the Candidatus Azobacteroides pseudotrichonymphae genomovar. CFP2 genome:
- the gmk gene encoding guanylate kinase, with product MLNQCVFPNENAEFKKLDSKLIIISAPSGSGKTTIVDSLLKEQLSLELAISATSRPAREGEKNGEEYYFLTMKEFERNIKANLFLEYEEVYPGRFYGTLKSEVDIRLRQKKNIILNLDTAGGINVKKIYGGNTLLIFLMPPSIEELKRRLEKRGTDSSEVIRNRLFKATYEISLATQYDMIILNDDLGKAKREFIQIISKFITGK from the coding sequence AATGTGTATTTCCAAACGAGAATGCTGAATTTAAAAAATTAGATAGTAAATTAATTATTATTTCTGCTCCGTCTGGTTCGGGCAAAACTACTATTGTTGATTCCTTATTAAAGGAACAATTATCATTAGAACTTGCTATATCAGCGACGAGTCGTCCTGCACGTGAAGGGGAGAAAAACGGAGAAGAATATTATTTTCTTACTATGAAAGAGTTTGAAAGAAATATAAAAGCGAATTTATTTCTTGAATATGAAGAGGTATATCCCGGTCGCTTTTATGGCACGTTAAAATCAGAAGTAGATATTAGATTACGCCAAAAGAAAAATATTATCTTGAATTTAGATACCGCTGGAGGTATAAATGTCAAGAAAATTTATGGAGGGAACACATTATTAATTTTTCTTATGCCTCCTTCTATTGAAGAATTGAAAAGACGATTAGAAAAGAGAGGAACAGATTCATCTGAAGTTATCAGAAATAGGTTGTTTAAGGCAACTTATGAAATTAGTTTGGCAACCCAATATGATATGATTATTCTGAACGATGATTTGGGGAAGGCCAAAAGAGAATTTATACAAATTATAAGTAAATTTATAACTGGCAAGTGA